GCGGTGACGGCCATTCGCCTACGGGGTCTTGTCGAGTTCGGCGAGCGCCTCGCGCAGCAGGCGGCCGGACTCCTCACGGTCCGGGTCGCGTCGCAGCACCATGTTCTTGGCGAACGCGAGCTTGTCACCGCTGCGGCGGGGGAGCACGTGCAGGTGGATGTGGAACACCGTCTGGAAGGCCGCTTTTCCGTCGTTGATCGCGATGTTGTTGCCGTCGGCATGCAGCCCTGAGTGCCGCGCCGCCCTGGCGATGCGCTGTCCGATGCGGGCCAGACCGGCGACCGTATCGGGTGGCGTGTCGGTGAGGTCCACGGTGTGTGCCTTCGGAATCACCAGCGTGTGGCCCTTGGCGAACGGCCGGATGTCGAGGAACGCCAGATACTCCGCGTCCTCGTAGATGCGGATGGCCGGTGCTTCACCGGCGACGATGTCGCAGAACACGCAAGACATCCCGCCACGGTAGCCGGGTCTCGATACGCCGAAACTGCGGGGAGATCACCGTTTCGTGCGTTTCGGTGATCTCCCCGCAGTCTCGGGGCGAGTGGGTCAGCGGGTGGTGACGTAGACGACGCGGCGGTCGTTGTCGTAGCGCACCGAGACGATGCTGGACTCATCGAGCGGCTTGTTCATGCCCTGCTGGGTGACGCGGACCTGGTAGCCGCGGTCATCGAGCGAGCTGATGGTGTCCTGGGCGTTGCCGGGGCCGGCGGGGGCGGCCTGGGCGGGGGCGGCGAAACCGAGGAATCCGGTTGCCAGTCCGCCGGCGATGATGGTGGCGAATCCGAACTTGTTCATTTTCGTACCTCTTCGTGTCCGTTCGGTCTGGAGGGTTTTCCTGGCCGGTCTGCCTGCAATAACCTGCAGGTCAGCGGGTTCCATCCCGTTGGCAGTGATTGACCGACCGCTGGCAGGAAGTGTGCGACGGCCACGCTGGAGCACGCCGAAACTGTGGAAAAGGGACCGTCACGCCATCGCGTTCGCCAGTGCGATGTCTGCCTCGTAGCCCAGTTCGGCCGACATCTCCCGGTAGCAGTCGCGGTAGTGGCGGTAGGCGCCGTCGTCACCCCGGGCGCGCGCCACGAGGGCACGCAGACGCAGCACGGTGACGTCTCGCGTGCGCCACCCGTCCAACGCCGTCTCGGCGGCGAGTCGGTCGACGACGTCCTCAGCCTCCGCGATGTCCCCCGTGCGGTCCTCGGCGTCGCCCCCGTCGAGCAGGGTCTCGGCGAACAGGCGCGCGGTGGGCGGCGCGTGCCCGGGCTGCCCTTCGTCGTACAGCGCGTTCCACGCCTCGCGCAGAACGGATATCGCGCCGTTGCGATCCCCGAGCATGTTCATCCCCCACCCGATCCACGAATCGACGATCGGCAGGTGCGCCTGATAGAACCGCCCGTCCACACACATCTGGCGAGCCTGGGTCAGGAGGTCCATCGCGGTACCGACATCCGAGGGGTCGCCGTGCAGCAGCGCCACACCCAGGGCCATCCTCGCGAAGCCCAACCCCAGATCGTCCGCCGACCTCTCCGCCAAGTGCAGGACATCTTGGAGCTGACGGCGCACGCGCGCGTCGGACCGCAAGATCCCATTGGCGACGGGCATCGCGTACGCGTACACGATGACGATGCCCAGCGACATCGAGTCCGTCTCGTTGACCATGGCGACCGCGCGGTCCGCATCATCCCGCCAACCGCGCTGTCCGGACACCGCCCGCCCCAACCCGCGAGATGCGTACGCACTCGCCAGCGGCGCGCCGATGATGAGTCCCTCGGTGCCGGGTTCGTTGTCGTCGGCGAGGTCGATGACCATCTGCGCCCAGCGGATGGCCTCGGCGAGGTCACCGATGGTCATCTTGACGGCGATCGGCCCCACCGACAACTGCATGATGAGCCCGGGGTCGCCGGACGACTCGACCAGCGCGGACAGCTCCGGTGTCATCTCGGCCGCTTCGCGCACCCTGCCCTTCATGTAGTGCTCGCCGAGCACCCCGGACATCGCCACGGCAAGTGACGCCTTGTCGCCGGCTCGGCCGCACAGCTCCCGCAATTCGTCGAATCGCTCACCGGCGACAGCCAGTCCGGTGCGGAAACCGTTGCCACACAACATCGTCTGGGGCGCAATCCGCTTGCTCAGCCAATCGGGGGTGTCGTCGGGCAGCTCGTCGGCGATGCGACGCGCACGCTCCCAGCTGACCTCCGCCGCCGAGATGTCGCGGTTGGTCAGCCAACCTCCGGCCCGCATGTGCCAGTCGTAGGCGTCCGCGAATTCGCCTGCGCGCTCCAGATGTTCGGCGATCAGTGCTGCGTTGCCGTCGGCGGCGTCGGGTTCGAGTGTGCGAATCAACTCGGCCAGCCGCCGATGCAGGACCGCGCGATCCGACTTCAGCTGTGACTCGTAAGCCACCGCCCGAATGAGCGGCTGGTGGAAGGCGTACTGGGCGCGCGGCGTGAAGCGGATCTGGTCCACCAACTCCGCCGCCACCAATTCGTCGATCTGGGGCTTGATGCAGAGGCCGTGCAGCGTGCGTTCGTCGAACACCGAACCCACGACCGCCGCGGCACACAGCGTGCGTTTGGCGCCGGGCTGCAGGCGGTCGATACGGGCGGCGATGGTGGCCTGGAGCGTGGGCGGCACCGTCAGCTCGTGACGGTCGCCGACGACGGTGTAGGCGCCGCGTTCACCACGCAGCGCACCGCGCTCCTGGAGGTCACGGACCATCTCCAGCATGAAGAACGGATTGCCGCCGGCCTGCCCGACGATTGCGGTGCACAGCTGACGGTCCGTGGCGGCCGGGCCGAGGAGGCCGCAGACGAGGGCGGACGATTCGGCGCCAGAGAGCGGCATGAGCGCGAACGTCTGCGCCGCGGGGATCGTGTCGAGGACCCCGCGATATTCCGGCCTGGAGGTGATCAGCACCATGCTGGGAACGCGTGGCACCACGCTGAGGAAGTCGGCCAGCAGCGATTCGCTGATCTGGTCGATCCAATGCACATCCTCGATGACGTAGAGCGCGGGTGTGGTGCGGCTGAGCGAGACGGCGTTGATCAGCGCGGTCAGCCGGCGGCGCCGCGCGTCGGGATCGATCTGCGGGATGTCGGCGCCGGGTTCGGCGACGCCGAGCAACTCCTGCAGGATGAGCCGGTCCTGCGGATCGGCATCCGGGGTCAGCCCGTCGAGGATGGCCCTGGCGGTGTCCGGTTCGACGCCGGCCACTCCGGTGCCGGTGCGCAAGAGCTGCCGGATGACGTGGAACGAGATGTCGCTGGCGTGCGATTCGCAGTACACGGCATGGATTTCCATTCCGAGCCGCACCGCGTCCTGGAGCACCGCCCGCACGAGGCGGCTCTTCCCGATACCCGGCGGGCCGACGACGTGGACCACGCTGCCCTGCCCGCCGACCACCCGGTGCAGAAGCGCCTCCACCGCGGCGAGTTCCCAGCGGCGGCCGACCATATCGGTTTCGTCGAGCGCTTGGGCGGTGCGGGCGCCGACCGCCACGAGGCGACGCGCGGGCACGCGGATCCCGGACCCTTTCAGCACGACCGTCTCGGGGTCGCCCAACTCGGCGCAGTCGCGCACCAGCCCGGCGGTCGCCGCGCTCAGCATCACCCCACCGGGCGGCGCCGCGGACTCCATGCGCTGTGCCAAGCCGACGTGCTCCCCGATCGCGGTGTAGGTCGGCGAATCCGAGCCGAGGCCACCGGTGATCACCTGGCCGGAGTCCAGTCCTACGCGCAGCCGCAGGTCCACACCGTCGCGCGCACCGATCGCATCACGCAGGCCGCCGGCCTCCTTCTGGATGTCGATGGCGGCCAGGCAGGCACGAAATGCATGGTCCTCCAGTGCAATCGGCGCACCGAAGATCGTCATCACGCCGTCGCCGGTGAACTTGTCGAGGGTGCCGCCGTAGTGCCGTACGACCCGCGAACACCGGTCGAACACCTCGCCCATGATCTCGCGCAGCCTCTCGGCTCCCACACTGGCGGCCAGATCCATCGACCGGACGACATCGGCGAACAGCACGGTGACCTGTTTGTACTCCGCCTCCTGGGGTGCGGCGACCGGTGTGCCGCAGGCGTCGCAGAACCGGGCGCCCGCCCGCGGGTGTGCGCCGCACACCGAGCATTTCGCCGCTGCCGTCATCAGCTGCCCCTGATTGCACGTTTCCCCATCGAGCATATTGCGCGGTACCGGCCATGGCAGCTTTCCCCAGATGTTGTATTCGGGCCGGTTGCGCTCGCAATCAATCGATTTCGCTGCGTGGCGACGGTTGCCGCAGAGGCTGCAGCGCCGCCCGCCACGCCGCCAGCTTCAGTTCGTAGCGCATCGTCTGCGCGGGGCTGGTCGACGGCAGCCGGAGGAACTCGACATCGAAGTCCCCGCTCACCAGCCGCCGGAAGTTCTTCTCCGCGGCGGCGCCGTTGAACAGCACCCGCCGGATCGTCGGATAGCGGCGAAAAAACGGGCCGAAGTCGTTGGCCACCATGCTCGCCGGTTCCACCGCGGAGTCGAGGCTGCCGGCGCGCCGGCACTCGCGCAGCACATCCCACACCGCCACGCCGTGGGCGATCAGCGCGGCGGTGCGCTCCGGGTACGGGTCGTCGGCGTCGAAGTCGTAGAGCGCACCGGTGATGCGCCAGAACGCATTGCGCGGGTTGCCGTAGTACTGGTGCTTGGCCAGCGCCAGCACGCTTGGCGCATTGCCGAGCACGAGGACTTGGGGTGCGCCGCCGACGATGGGCGGGAACCCGTGCAACAGCGGCGGACGGACGGTCATCACCGACCATGATGCCCAACACGCCGCCGGGTATACGTTTGCCGCGTGACAGAAGCGCAGGAGATCGACGAGGCCGGGCTCCTCGACGGGCTGACGGGGGCGGCGCGCGCCGAACGCGCCGAGTTGATCGAGTGGCTGCTGTCCCGGGGGTTCACGGTGCCCGAGGTGCGCGAGGCGGTCGCGCCGATGCTTCTGGCGTCGCGACGGCACGTCGGTGATGACGGCGTCTACGTCTCCGCGCGGGAGACCAGTGAGAAGTTCGGCATCGACCTCGACCTGCTGCAGCGGGTGCAGCACGCGATGGGCCTGTCGCGGGAGGACGATCCCGATGCCGCGGTACACCTACGCGCGGATGCCGAGGCCGCCGCCCATGCCCAGCGGTTCATCGAGTTCGGTCTCGATCCCGATCAGGTCGTGCAGGTGGTGCGCGTGCTGTCGGAGGGGCTTGCGAAGGCCGCGGAGGTGATGCGGTACACCGCGTTCGCGGCGGTGCTGACACCCGGGGCGACGGAACTGGAGATCGCGGGGAAATCCGAGTCGCTCGTGCGGGAGCTCGCCCCGCTGCTCGGCCCGATGATCCAGGACATGCTGCTGCTGCAGTTGCGCCACGCTATGGAGACCGAGGCGGTCTCCGCGACGGAGCGGGCTGAGGGGCTTCCGCTGCCCGGTGCCCGTGAGGTTTCGATCATGTTCGCCGATCTGGTCGGGTTCACCCGGCTCGGCGAGGCGCTGCCGCCGGAGAAGCTGGAGCTGCTCGCGCGCCGGATCGGCGACCTGGCCCGTGAGCTCGCGGTGGCGCCGGTGCGGTTCGTCAAAACGATCGGCGACGCGGTGATGCTGGTCAGCACCGATGCGGCAGCGCTGCTCGAGGCGGCGCTGGCGCTGCTCGACACCGCCCACAGCGACGGGGAGTTCCCGCGGCTGCGGGTGGGGCTTGCCGCCGGGGAGGCGGTCAGTCGCGCAGGAGACTGGTTCGGCAGCCCGGTCAACCTCGCCAGTCGGGTCACCGGTGCCGCCCGCCCCGGGACCGTGCTGGTCTCCGAATCGTTCCGCGACGCCGTCGGGGACGACGAGCGGTTCTCGTGGTCGTTCGCCGGTGCCCGTCACCTCAAGGGCATCAAGGGCGAGGTGAAACTCTTCCGCGCCCGCCGCCCCGGCGAATGAGCCTCAGCGCGACGGGGTGAACCGCCGCAGCCGCAGGCTGTTGGTGACCACGAACACCGAACTGAACGCCATCGCCGCACCGGCGATCAGCGGGTTGAGCAGACCGGACGCCGCCAGGGGCAGCGCCGCGACGTTGTAGGCGAACGCCCAGAACAGGTTTCCCTTGATCGTGCGCAGCGTGGCGCGCGACAGCCGGATCGCGTCGGGAACCGCGCGCAGGTCACCGGTCACCAGGGTGAGGTCCGACGCCTCGATCGCCGCGTCGGTCCCGGTGCCCATGGCCAGGCCCAGATCGGCCTGTGCGAGCGCCGCGGCGTCGTTCACGCCGTCGCCGACCATCGCCACGACCTTGCCGTCGGCCTGCAGCCGCCGGACCACGTCGACCTTCTCGGCGGGCAGCACCTCGGCGACCACGGTGTGCGATCCGATGTCGATACCGACCTGCCGGGCCACCGCCTCGGCCGCGCGGCGGTTGTCACCGGTCAGCAGCACCGGGGTCAGCCCGAGCGCGCGCAGGTCGGCGATCGCGTCGGCGGCGCGGTCCTTGACGGTGTCGGATACGACGGCGACAGCGCAGATCTGCCCGTCGGCGGCGAACCACACCGGTGTCCGCCCCTCAGCCTCCGCGGCCTCGGCGGCGTCCCGCAGATCGTCGGGCACCGGCACCGGCACCGGCACCGACGCGGTCTCGGTCAGCCAGGTCAGGCGTCCGGCCGCAACGCGGTGGCCGTCGACGACTCCGCTGACCCCGTTGCCGCCGTGGTTCTCGAATTCCTCGACCTCGGGCAGGTCACCGCATTCGGCGGCGCGCGCCGCGATCGCGCGGGCGATGGGGTGCTCCGACGCGCTCTCCAGTGCGCCGAACAGCCGCATCGTCTGCGCGTCGCCGTGTACGCCCACCACGGACATCTGCCCGGTCGTCACGGTCCCGGTCTTGTCCAGCACGACGGTGTCGACGCGACGGGTCGACTCCAGCACCTGCGGACCCTTGATCAGGATCCCCAGCTGCGCACCCCGGCCGGTGCCGACCAGCAGTGCGGTCGGGGTGGCCAGGCCGAGCGCGCACGGGCAGGCGATGATCAGCACGGCGACCGCGGCGGTGAACGCCGCGTTGACCGGTCCGCCGGCGAGCAGCCATCCCGCCAGGGTCAGCAGCGCCAGCCCGATCACCACCGGCACGAACACCGCCGACACTCGGTCGGCGAGTCGCTGCACCTCGGCCTTACCGCTCTGTGCCTCGTTGACCAGCCGCGCCATCTGCGCCAACTGGGTGTCGGCGCCCACCCGGGTGGCCCGCACCGTGAGCCGGCCGCCGACGTTGACGGTCGCACCGACGACGTCGTCACCCGGGCCCTTCTCGATGGGCACCGATTCGCCGGTCAGCATCGACACGTCGACGGCCGAGGAGCCGGACACCACGACGCCGTCGGTGGCGATCTTCTCGCCGGGCCGCACCACGAACTCGTCACCGACGGACAGCTGTGCGACGGGAATCCTGACCTCGCGCGAATTGCGCATGACGGCAACGTCTTTGGCGCCCATGTCGAGAAGCGCGCGCAGTGCCGCACCGGATCGGCGCTTGGCTCTCGCCTCGAAGTAGCGGCCCGCGGTGAGGAACGTCGTCACCGCGGCGGCGACCTCGAGGTAGAGGTGTGGTTCACCTGCGCCCGACGCGAACAGGTCGAACGACATCGTCATCCCCGGCATGCCGGCGTGGGTGAAGAACAACGCCCACAGTGACCACAGGTAGGCGGCGGTCACCCCGACCGAGATCAGCGTGTCCATGGTCGCCGCGCCGTGGCGCAGATTGGTCCATGCGGCCCGGTGGAACGGCCAGGCCCCCCACACCACGACCGGCGAGGCGAGCGTCAGTGCCAGCCACTGCCAGTTGTCGAACTGCAGGGCGGGGATCATCGACAGCAGCACCACCGGGATGCTCAGCGCCGCCGAGATCGTCAACCGCTGCCGCCACGCCGCGGCCTCGTCGGCCTCGGGTTCATCGGATTCGGTGGTGGGCAGCGTCGCGGTGTAACCGGTCGCCTCGACGGCGGCAACCAGATCTTCCGGCCGCACGGTGTCGGGGTAGGTGACGGTGGCCTGTTCGGTCGCGTAGTTCACCGCGGCGGTGACGCCGTCGATCCGGTTGAGCTTCTTCTCGACGCGCGCGGCGCAGGACGCGCAGGTCATCCCGCCGACGGTGAGGACGACCGACGTCATGCCGCGCGGCGTACGTCGTACCCGCAGTCTTCGATCGCGGCGACGACGGCGGCCTCGTCGGGTGCGCCGGACACCGTGACGGTGCCCTTGTCGAGGTCGACGGTGACGCCGGCGACCCCGGGCAGCGGTTCGACGGCGGCCGTGATGGCCGAGACACAGTGGCCGCAGCTCATTCCGTCGACGTTCAAGTCCATGCTCATCACCCCATCATATACCCATAGGGGGTATGGGTTGACGCCACACGGACTACCCGAAGCCGGCCGCCAGCGTCCGTTTGTCGATCTTCTCGCCTGCCAGCGTGGGCAGCGGTTCGGTCCTGATCTGCCAGCGGGTCGGCACGGCGAACGAGGACACGAGGTCGGCGAGATGGTGCCGCAACTCGTCCTCGGTCGGCGGGTGCGTCCCGATCTGGTGAACCACCACCGCGGCGAGTTCCTCCCCGAGATCGGGATGAGCCAGGCCCAGGGCCGCGGCCTCCACGACGGCGGGGTGGCCGGCGAGTGCGGCTTCGACGTGCGGGCACGCGATGTTCTCCCCGCCGCGGATCACGATGTCCTTGCTGCGGCCGTCGATGTAAAGGTAGCCGTCGTCGTCGAGGTGGCCCAGATCGCCTGTGTGCAACCAGCCGTCGGTGTCGACGGTGTCGTCCGCCCCGCCTCCCACGTAGCGCAGCATCACGGTGGGGGAGCGGACCAGCACCTCGCCCACACCGTCGTCGTCGGGGCGGTCGATCTGCACCTCGACCACGGGGTAGGGCCGGCCGACGGTGCCCGGCCTGGCGCGCAGGTCCCGGCTGTCGGCGACCGTGAGGAAGCCGCCGGCCTCGGTCATGCCCCACGTGTTGGAGAGTCCGCGCTCACGCAGGTTGGGAAGCTTCGTACGGATGCGGTCGAGCAGCTCGGGGCTGACCGGGGCGCCGCCCAGCGGCCACGACCGCAGGCTGGTCAGATCGCGGGTGCCGAACTCGGGGTGTTCGAGGACGCGGACGGCCATGGTGGGCACCGCACCCCAGATCTGCACGCGTTCGCGTTCGATCAGCGACATGACCTGTCCGGCATCGAATCGGCCCTCCGCCAGCACGATTCGGCCGCCCGTGAGGAAGTGGGTGAGCAGGCTCGACAGACCACCGATGTGGAACATCGGCGTGCTGGCCAGGCTGACCGCCTGCGGCGAGTCG
Above is a window of Mycolicibacterium baixiangningiae DNA encoding:
- a CDS encoding heavy metal translocating P-type ATPase, giving the protein MTSVVLTVGGMTCASCAARVEKKLNRIDGVTAAVNYATEQATVTYPDTVRPEDLVAAVEATGYTATLPTTESDEPEADEAAAWRQRLTISAALSIPVVLLSMIPALQFDNWQWLALTLASPVVVWGAWPFHRAAWTNLRHGAATMDTLISVGVTAAYLWSLWALFFTHAGMPGMTMSFDLFASGAGEPHLYLEVAAAVTTFLTAGRYFEARAKRRSGAALRALLDMGAKDVAVMRNSREVRIPVAQLSVGDEFVVRPGEKIATDGVVVSGSSAVDVSMLTGESVPIEKGPGDDVVGATVNVGGRLTVRATRVGADTQLAQMARLVNEAQSGKAEVQRLADRVSAVFVPVVIGLALLTLAGWLLAGGPVNAAFTAAVAVLIIACPCALGLATPTALLVGTGRGAQLGILIKGPQVLESTRRVDTVVLDKTGTVTTGQMSVVGVHGDAQTMRLFGALESASEHPIARAIAARAAECGDLPEVEEFENHGGNGVSGVVDGHRVAAGRLTWLTETASVPVPVPVPDDLRDAAEAAEAEGRTPVWFAADGQICAVAVVSDTVKDRAADAIADLRALGLTPVLLTGDNRRAAEAVARQVGIDIGSHTVVAEVLPAEKVDVVRRLQADGKVVAMVGDGVNDAAALAQADLGLAMGTGTDAAIEASDLTLVTGDLRAVPDAIRLSRATLRTIKGNLFWAFAYNVAALPLAASGLLNPLIAGAAMAFSSVFVVTNSLRLRRFTPSR
- a CDS encoding class I adenylate-forming enzyme family protein; its protein translation is MSTARQSLWDTEAFNGVYAGHAGRLYRRSPATFDDLIAGTRCWTDREFLVHGSRRVSYARFRGALGQVCTRLADLGVAPHDRVMVFGYNSPEWIVAVFSLWLRGAVPVLGNRWWSPTEVAHAADLLDLRHILTDTPLETGRPTSPLADLAGAFDSPGAETPGTDTDIDDVALVLFTSGTSGLPKAVELSRRSLIANQQNILTRNGRLPDLLGADSPQAVSLASTPMFHIGGLSSLLTHFLTGGRIVLAEGRFDAGQVMSLIERERVQIWGAVPTMAVRVLEHPEFGTRDLTSLRSWPLGGAPVSPELLDRIRTKLPNLRERGLSNTWGMTEAGGFLTVADSRDLRARPGTVGRPYPVVEVQIDRPDDDGVGEVLVRSPTVMLRYVGGGADDTVDTDGWLHTGDLGHLDDDGYLYIDGRSKDIVIRGGENIACPHVEAALAGHPAVVEAAALGLAHPDLGEELAAVVVHQIGTHPPTEDELRHHLADLVSSFAVPTRWQIRTEPLPTLAGEKIDKRTLAAGFG
- a CDS encoding cation transporter; the protein is MSMDLNVDGMSCGHCVSAITAAVEPLPGVAGVTVDLDKGTVTVSGAPDEAAVVAAIEDCGYDVRRAA
- a CDS encoding DNA-deoxyinosine glycosylase, whose protein sequence is MTVRPPLLHGFPPIVGGAPQVLVLGNAPSVLALAKHQYYGNPRNAFWRITGALYDFDADDPYPERTAALIAHGVAVWDVLRECRRAGSLDSAVEPASMVANDFGPFFRRYPTIRRVLFNGAAAEKNFRRLVSGDFDVEFLRLPSTSPAQTMRYELKLAAWRAALQPLRQPSPRSEID
- a CDS encoding HIT family protein, translated to MSCVFCDIVAGEAPAIRIYEDAEYLAFLDIRPFAKGHTLVIPKAHTVDLTDTPPDTVAGLARIGQRIARAARHSGLHADGNNIAINDGKAAFQTVFHIHLHVLPRRSGDKLAFAKNMVLRRDPDREESGRLLREALAELDKTP
- a CDS encoding ATP-binding protein translates to MTAAAKCSVCGAHPRAGARFCDACGTPVAAPQEAEYKQVTVLFADVVRSMDLAASVGAERLREIMGEVFDRCSRVVRHYGGTLDKFTGDGVMTIFGAPIALEDHAFRACLAAIDIQKEAGGLRDAIGARDGVDLRLRVGLDSGQVITGGLGSDSPTYTAIGEHVGLAQRMESAAPPGGVMLSAATAGLVRDCAELGDPETVVLKGSGIRVPARRLVAVGARTAQALDETDMVGRRWELAAVEALLHRVVGGQGSVVHVVGPPGIGKSRLVRAVLQDAVRLGMEIHAVYCESHASDISFHVIRQLLRTGTGVAGVEPDTARAILDGLTPDADPQDRLILQELLGVAEPGADIPQIDPDARRRRLTALINAVSLSRTTPALYVIEDVHWIDQISESLLADFLSVVPRVPSMVLITSRPEYRGVLDTIPAAQTFALMPLSGAESSALVCGLLGPAATDRQLCTAIVGQAGGNPFFMLEMVRDLQERGALRGERGAYTVVGDRHELTVPPTLQATIAARIDRLQPGAKRTLCAAAVVGSVFDERTLHGLCIKPQIDELVAAELVDQIRFTPRAQYAFHQPLIRAVAYESQLKSDRAVLHRRLAELIRTLEPDAADGNAALIAEHLERAGEFADAYDWHMRAGGWLTNRDISAAEVSWERARRIADELPDDTPDWLSKRIAPQTMLCGNGFRTGLAVAGERFDELRELCGRAGDKASLAVAMSGVLGEHYMKGRVREAAEMTPELSALVESSGDPGLIMQLSVGPIAVKMTIGDLAEAIRWAQMVIDLADDNEPGTEGLIIGAPLASAYASRGLGRAVSGQRGWRDDADRAVAMVNETDSMSLGIVIVYAYAMPVANGILRSDARVRRQLQDVLHLAERSADDLGLGFARMALGVALLHGDPSDVGTAMDLLTQARQMCVDGRFYQAHLPIVDSWIGWGMNMLGDRNGAISVLREAWNALYDEGQPGHAPPTARLFAETLLDGGDAEDRTGDIAEAEDVVDRLAAETALDGWRTRDVTVLRLRALVARARGDDGAYRHYRDCYREMSAELGYEADIALANAMA
- a CDS encoding adenylate/guanylate cyclase domain-containing protein codes for the protein MTEAQEIDEAGLLDGLTGAARAERAELIEWLLSRGFTVPEVREAVAPMLLASRRHVGDDGVYVSARETSEKFGIDLDLLQRVQHAMGLSREDDPDAAVHLRADAEAAAHAQRFIEFGLDPDQVVQVVRVLSEGLAKAAEVMRYTAFAAVLTPGATELEIAGKSESLVRELAPLLGPMIQDMLLLQLRHAMETEAVSATERAEGLPLPGAREVSIMFADLVGFTRLGEALPPEKLELLARRIGDLARELAVAPVRFVKTIGDAVMLVSTDAAALLEAALALLDTAHSDGEFPRLRVGLAAGEAVSRAGDWFGSPVNLASRVTGAARPGTVLVSESFRDAVGDDERFSWSFAGARHLKGIKGEVKLFRARRPGE